The following are encoded in a window of Urocitellus parryii isolate mUroPar1 chromosome 7, mUroPar1.hap1, whole genome shotgun sequence genomic DNA:
- the Hexim2 gene encoding protein HEXIM2, with product MATLNQTNCNTKSPAALEEAKTSGDSGSPQTPTKSHDCGSSVSLTPRKKSHSEDEDLAQAAGGLSWNCGGPQTQSPGGCSVEAVLGRKKHRRRPSKRKRHWRPYLELSWAEKQQRDERQSQRASRVREEMFAKGQPVAPYNTTQFLMNDRDPEEPNLEVPPYGASHPGSSGDSEAGDSDGQGQDHGEFQQRDFSEAYERYHTESLQGRSKQELVRDYLDLERRLTQAEEETRRLQQLQGRMGQQPCRQVEELAAEVERLRTENQRLRQEKEMWNQGGSRRHEEPGT from the coding sequence ACCTCTGGTGATTCAGGGAGCCCCCAAACACCCACTAAGTCTCATGACTGTGGCAGTTCCGTGTCCCTGACACCACGAAAAAAGAGCCATTCAGAGGATGAAGATCTTGCCCAGGCTGCCGGTGGCCTGAGCTGGAACTGTGGTGGACCCCAAACCCAGAGCCCAGGGGGTTGCTCAGTAGAGGCCGTGCTGGGCCGGAAGAAGCACCGGAGGAGGCCATCCAAGCGCAAGCGGCACTGGAGGCCCTACCTGGAGCTGAGCTGGGCAGAGAAGCAGCAGCGAGATGAGAGGCAGAGCCAGAGGGCCTCCAGGGTCCGCGAGGAGATGTTTGCCAAAGGCCAGCCTGTGGCGCCCTACAACACCACCCAGTTTCTCATGAATGACCGAGACCCCGAGGAGCCCAACCTTGAAGTGCCACCCTATGGGGCGTCCCACCCAGGTTCCAGCGGGGACAGTGAGGCAGGGGACAGTGACGGGCAGGGCCAAGATCATGGCGAGTTCCAGCAGAGGGACTTCTCTGAGGCCTATGAGCGCTATCATACTGAGAGCCTGCAGGGCCGAAGCAAGCAGGAGCTGGTAAGAGACTACCTGGACCTGGAGCGGAGGCTCACGCAGGCCGAGGAGGAGACTCGGAGGCTGCAGCAGCTGCAGGGGCGCATGGGCCAGCAGCCCTGTCGCCAGGTGGAGGAGCTGGCCGCCGAGGTAGAGAGGCTCCGCACTGAAAACCAGCGGCTTCGGCAGGAGAAGGAGATGTGGAACCAAGGGGGCAGCCGCCGCCATGAGGAGCCAGGCACCTAG